GTGCAGTCGAAAACCGGACACGCTTTTATCAAAGAGCATATGCGCAAAATCGACGCCCTGTACGGCGGAGAGATGTCGGCACACCACTATTTCAAAGACTTTTTCTTCTGTGACAGCGGCATGATTCCGTGGCTGCTGATTATGCAGCTGATGAGTCGAAGTGGGAAATCACTGAACCAACTGATCCGTGAACGTGCGGCGGCCTATCCGTGCAGCGGTGAATTGAATTATAAGGTTGAGCACAGCGACAAGATCATCGCAGCAGTCAGAGAGCATTACGCCGATCAGAATCCCGAAATTGATCTGACTGACGGCGTTGGCCTGGCGTTCGCCCAATGGCGGCTGAATATCCGCACCTCCAATACCGAACCGTTATTGCGCTTGAATGTAGAAAGCCGTGGCGACCCGCAACTGGTGGCGCAAAAAGTCAAAGAAGTCGAGGCGATAATAGATCAATTTGCATAATGCCGGAATAGCCGAATGGCCAAGCCGATAGCCTCCGCCTGTTGATACGGATACAGCGATCCCTTCATTGGATTTAAGAGGCTACGGCAGCCGACGCATCCAAAGCAATGCGATGGCCAATAGAATAAGCGCTGGCAAAAAAGCGCCCAGCGCGATCGGAAGCTGGTAGACCAGAGCCAGATTACCGATCAGCATATTGACCAGCTGAAAGCCCAGACCGACGACGATTCCGACAAACACCCTCTGCCCTGTACTGATCTGACGCTGAGACCCGAAAATTAACGGAAAAACGATCGCCAGCATCGCGAAAGCGACCAACGGCATTGCCAGCTTACGCCAGAAATCCAGCAGATAAGGCCCTGCATCCAGCTCATTCTGCTGCAGGAATTGAATATAGGCATAGAGATCGACAAGACTCAAATAACGGCTATCCATATCCAGCTTGGCGAGATCATCCGGTGCAAAGGGCAACCCCAGAGGAGTCTGATCAAGTTTCTGGAATTTCAAACGTAACTGGCGCAGACGCTCCGGCTGTAATTGAGCATTATCCTCCAGAAGCACTCGACTCAGATCGTCAGGCAGATCGGTGAACAACAACCCCATGGCCTGGCCCTGCTGCATTTTCCAGCCGCGACGTTCGTCATAAACCACTTTCGGGCTTGATTGTACTTTCTGCAAACGCCCGTCTTTGAGGTGATATAGGGTGACCTGACGCAACTCTTCGGCGGACACAACCCGCCCTATATGAATATAGCGCTCGCCATCTTTGACCCAGAAACCCTGCGAATTTCCTAAAGAAAGACTCTTATTCAACGCCTCTATACGCATTTTCTGCGCATAGGACTCACTCTGTGGCGCGACATATTCGCCGATCAATGCAATCACTAACCACAGCAGAAACGCGCTTTTGGCGACGGCAAACAAAATACGTCGGATTGACCAGCCAGTCACTCGCAAAACCGTCAGTTCGCCGTGATTGGCTAAAGATCCCAAACCCATTAAAGTCCCGATCAACAGCGCGACCGGAAACAACTCGGAAAAATAACCGGGAACTTTCAACACCACAAACAGCGTTGCCTTCGCAAAGGTAAAACTCTCGTTTACTTTGCCGAACTGGTACAACGCCTCAAAGAAACTCAGCAGCGCAACCAGCACCATCAAAACCAAAAGGCTGAAAGAGATGACCGTTTTTCCTAAATAACGTTCCGTAAGATTCATCGCTCCCCCTCTTGAACGGAGCGCTTATTCCCCGTAGCGGTAGATCTTGAAAAAACGGCAGTAATGCGATGTTTCAACCAACCGAAAACACCTAATGAGAAAAACAAAAACAGCAGCGGAACCGGCCAAAGCCCGATCGTTGCCGGCCAGTAGCCGTCTTCAATCGCATTTCGCCCGGCGATCAATAGCTGATTAAACAGAATGAAGAATACGATAGCGATAAATACTTTCGAAAAACGTCCCTGACGAGGGCCGGTTCTGGAAAGCTGAAGACCGAGCATTCCCAAAACCAGAATCCCCAAGGGAGCGGCAATGCGCCATTGCAGAATGGCCTGCTCTTTAGGATCTTCGGAATCAAACAGGGTCAAAGTAGACAGCTCTTCTTTTTCCGGATCGCGGCGACTTCCGGTAAGTTCGGGCAAAACACCTTCAAAAGACTCGAAATACTGTACTTCAAAGGCTTGTTCAGCCCG
The genomic region above belongs to Thiomicrorhabdus xiamenensis and contains:
- the lptG gene encoding LPS export ABC transporter permease LptG; its protein translation is MNLTERYLGKTVISFSLLVLMVLVALLSFFEALYQFGKVNESFTFAKATLFVVLKVPGYFSELFPVALLIGTLMGLGSLANHGELTVLRVTGWSIRRILFAVAKSAFLLWLVIALIGEYVAPQSESYAQKMRIEALNKSLSLGNSQGFWVKDGERYIHIGRVVSAEELRQVTLYHLKDGRLQKVQSSPKVVYDERRGWKMQQGQAMGLLFTDLPDDLSRVLLEDNAQLQPERLRQLRLKFQKLDQTPLGLPFAPDDLAKLDMDSRYLSLVDLYAYIQFLQQNELDAGPYLLDFWRKLAMPLVAFAMLAIVFPLIFGSQRQISTGQRVFVGIVVGLGFQLVNMLIGNLALVYQLPIALGAFLPALILLAIALLWMRRLP